A genomic stretch from Negativicoccus succinicivorans includes:
- a CDS encoding DUF47 domain-containing protein: MAFQLKPKEEKFFALLEKHAELSANAGSILYDCFANKIDSKEGLDQVRQLKREGAEIRSKTMERLQKTFITPIDREDIQSVIEQLDTALDEIKEIMDKMVMYHPGEPTPGAVAMAQIVAKCMDEIRKSVSYMRNLKGNYLKIEARSKKVSNLESQGDVYYHEEMAKLFTECTDPIHIIKWKEILSSMEEVVDECEILVNTFQRVVLKYA; encoded by the coding sequence ATGGCATTTCAGTTAAAACCGAAAGAAGAAAAATTCTTTGCATTGTTGGAAAAGCACGCAGAGCTGAGTGCAAATGCAGGGAGCATTCTCTATGACTGTTTTGCAAACAAAATTGACAGTAAAGAAGGACTGGACCAAGTCCGACAGTTAAAGCGAGAAGGCGCGGAAATTCGCTCGAAGACGATGGAACGTTTGCAAAAAACGTTTATCACACCGATCGATCGTGAGGATATTCAATCGGTGATTGAACAGCTGGACACAGCTCTGGATGAAATTAAAGAAATCATGGACAAGATGGTTATGTATCATCCGGGAGAACCGACTCCGGGCGCGGTTGCGATGGCACAGATCGTTGCGAAGTGTATGGATGAAATTCGTAAATCGGTGTCGTATATGCGCAACCTCAAAGGTAATTACTTAAAGATTGAAGCGCGCAGTAAGAAAGTAAGTAATTTGGAGTCACAGGGAGACGTCTACTACCATGAAGAGATGGCGAAACTTTTTACGGAATGTACGGATCCCATTCATATTATTAAATGGAAAGAAATTCTCTCGTCTATGGAAGAAGTGGTCGATGAGTGTGAAATCCTGGTCAATACTTTTCAGAGAGTCGTATTAAAATATGCATGA